One genomic region from Salvia hispanica cultivar TCC Black 2014 chromosome 2, UniMelb_Shisp_WGS_1.0, whole genome shotgun sequence encodes:
- the LOC125206919 gene encoding uncharacterized protein LOC125206919, whose protein sequence is MLQDCFRDSEDKPYLVYAPVEVIGGKERLLCAYDAIKDAFVHAGLVVGYNKENLKLHVTLMSTRFRTTMKEKPFDANAILKRYRNKEWGDYRVSEAHLSERGKFDNGYYRCCARLPFP, encoded by the exons ATGTTGCAGGACTGCTTTAGAGACTCTGAGGACAAGCCATATCTTGTTTACGCTCCTGTAGAAGTAATTGGTGGCAAGGAACGACTCTTGTGTGCTTACG ATGCCATCAAGGATGCGTTTGTTCACGCTGGCTTGGTCGTTGGGTATAATAAGGAAAATCTGAAG TTGCATGTCACCCTTATGAGTACACGTTTCAG AACGACGATGAAGGAGAAACCGTTCGATGCAAACGCCATTTTAAAACGGTATCGTAACAAGGAATGGGGCGATTATCGTGTAAGCGAAGCTCATCTATCTGAAAGGGGTAAATTTGATAATGGCTATTACCGCTGCTGTGCTAGACTTCCTTTCCCCTAA
- the LOC125208013 gene encoding aquaporin TIP2-1-like yields MPGIAFGRFDDSFSLASIKAYVAEFISTMLFVFAGVGSAIAFNSVTSGAALNPAGLVAIAIAHAFALFVAVSVGANISGGHVNPAVTFGLAVGGHITILTGMFYSIAQLLGSIIACFVLSIVTGGYEIPTHGLGAGVAAFQGLVMEVIITFALVYTVYATAVDPRKGSVGTVAPIAIGFIVGANILAAGPFSGGSMNPARSFGPAVASGDYDGNWIYWIGPLIGGGLAGMVYNNVFMHDDHASLSSDF; encoded by the exons ATGCCGGGAATCGCTTTCGGCCGATTCGATGACTCATTCAGCTTAGCCTCAATTAAGGCGTACGTCGCTGAGTTCATCTCCACCATGCTCTTCGTCTTCGCCGGCGTCGGTTCCGCCATTGCTTTCA ACAGTGTGACTTCGGGCGCCGCTCTCAACCCGGCGGGGCTGGTGGCGATCGCGATCGCGCACGCATTCGCTCTCTTCGTCGCAGTTTCGGTTGGAGCCAACATCTCCGGTGGCCACGTCAACCCTGCCGTCACCTTTGGACTGGCCGTCGGCGGCCATATCACCATCCTCACCGGAATGTTCTATTCGATCGCTCAGCTCTTGGGCTCAATTATCGCCTGTTTTGTGCTCTCCATCGTTACCGGCGGTTAT GAGATCCCGACTCACGGATTGGGTGCTGGAGTCGCAGCCTTCCAGGGACTCGTGATGGAGGTAATCATTACATTCGCATTGGTGTACACAGTGTATGCCACTGCGGTCGATCCCAGGAAGGGCTCAGTGGGCACTGTCGCACCAATTGCGATTGGGTTCATTGTGGGGGCCAACATTTTGGCGGCGGGCCCGTTCTCAGGCGGATCCATGAACCCAGCCAGGTCCTTCGGCCCGGCTGTGGCGAGCGGTGACTACGATGGGAACTGGATCTACTGGATCGGGCCACTCATCGGTGGCGGCCTAGCCGGGATGGTCTACAACAATGTGTTCATGCACGATGACCATGCATCACTTTCTAGCGACTTCTAA
- the LOC125203414 gene encoding cytochrome c oxidase assembly protein COX19-like, with translation MSAGGAFGGNRGARPVPPEKGVFPLDHMHLCDLEKKDYINCLKFEGHKSEKCRHFSKKYLECRMEK, from the exons ATGAGTGCAG GAGGAGCATTTGGTGGAAACAGAGGAGCAAGACCAGTGCCACCAGAAAAGGGTGTTTTCCCTTTGGATCATATGCATTTATGTGATCTG GAAAAGAAAGACTATATCAACTGTCTCAAGTTTGAGGGCCATAAATCTGAAAAATGCAGACACTTCTCCAAGAAGTATCTTGAGTGTCGTATGGAGAAGTAA